TACCCAGGTTATAAAATTTTCTGAAGGTTTGATCCTAAACCTAAAACTGGAGAGCTCAAGATGGGTATGAAGATTGGTTAAACAAGGAAGGATCACCGCTTCTTCAAAATCTATCAGCTTGGCTCCTACCGTTTCTTTAGACAGGGTTGAAAACTCCCCAACCCTAACAATCCTCCCTTCTCTAATCTCTACGGCCCCGTCTAAAATAGGGGGCAAGGCTACAGGAACCACCCATTTAGCCCGAAGTAAAAAATGATGGTAAGGAAGGACTTGAATTTCTTTCATGCTTATTCTAAAAGGGTATAATCCATCCTTCTTCTTTTAGGAATATAGCCTGCAGATGAGATATGATGTCTGATTTCTTCTTCACTCATCCTATGAGAAACCCCGGCAGCAGCTACCACGTTTTCTTCTATCATGGTGGAACCAAAATCATTACCCCCAAATTCAAGAGCAATTTGAGCGATATGAGGCCCTTGAGTAACCCAAGAAACCTGGATGTTTTTAACGTTATCAAGCACTATACGAGAGATAGCTAACACCTTTAAATAATAGGCAGACCCTGCCTTTATCAGGTGGTTTAACCCTGTATTTTTAGGCTGAAAAGTCCAGGGAATAAACGCGGTAAAACCTCCTGTTTTGTCTTGAAGGGATCGTATCTTCAAAAGATGGTCTATAATCTCCTCCTGGGTCTCGATATGTCCAAACATCATGGTCGCGGTGGTTTTAAGTCCAAGGTTATGAGCCACCTCCATCACCTTTAACCATTCCTCTGTGGTAGCCTTGTTCGGAGAGATAAGGCGTCTTACCCTATCTGAAAGAATCTCTGCCCCACCCCCAGGAATAGAATCAAGTCCTGCTTTGATTAACCTTTCCAAAACCTCTTCTATAGACAACCCAAATCGTTTACTGAAAAACACTATCTCAGGAGGAGAAAAACCATGAACATGCACTTGAGGAAAGTTGGTTTTTATAAAACGCAGCATGTCTTCATAAAAAGAAAAAGGTAGGTCAGGATGAAGCCCTCCTTGCAAAAGAATTTGATACCCACCTAAGCTTAAGGTTTCTTCTATCTTTTTCCCCAACTCTTCAAAAGAAAGCAC
Above is a genomic segment from Thermodesulfobacterium commune DSM 2178 containing:
- the mqnC gene encoding cyclic dehypoxanthinyl futalosine synthase translates to MIKDAVVRKVIEGIRLNKEEALELFKFPLQEIGWLAREVRFRLNPERVVTYVVDRNINYTNVCVSGCKFCAYYKPPGSKDGYVLSFEELGKKIEETLSLGGYQILLQGGLHPDLPFSFYEDMLRFIKTNFPQVHVHGFSPPEIVFFSKRFGLSIEEVLERLIKAGLDSIPGGGAEILSDRVRRLISPNKATTEEWLKVMEVAHNLGLKTTATMMFGHIETQEEIIDHLLKIRSLQDKTGGFTAFIPWTFQPKNTGLNHLIKAGSAYYLKVLAISRIVLDNVKNIQVSWVTQGPHIAQIALEFGGNDFGSTMIEENVVAAAGVSHRMSEEEIRHHISSAGYIPKRRRMDYTLLE